A region of Streptomyces sp. TG1A-60 DNA encodes the following proteins:
- a CDS encoding alpha/beta hydrolase, producing MKDFPIPTTISPEAQSILAMVAQLPQQPDPTPDDVEGWRALAEAAASEDPATVEALALATTGAVATDVIATVEPAEVDGAKFYIAQPEGLGDDDERVLLYIHGGSFTWGGGATAHRSTQLIAANLGVRTWGMDYRQLPQDPYPAGLDDCIAVYRHLLRTHKPQNIAIGGQSAGANLTAALLLRARDEGLPLPAAAVLISPCVDFTMAGDTQTTNSFALPGPFDNTLELYRNGHELTEPYISPLFGTFTEDFPPTILTAGTRDFLLSDTVRLHRKLLRAGVRAELHVWEGALHGMFMGQAPEDREQIEQVRGFLEDVWTSA from the coding sequence ATGAAGGACTTCCCGATTCCCACCACCATCAGCCCAGAGGCGCAGAGCATCCTGGCGATGGTGGCACAACTTCCTCAGCAGCCCGACCCCACGCCTGACGATGTAGAGGGTTGGCGCGCTCTCGCGGAGGCGGCAGCTTCCGAGGACCCGGCGACGGTGGAAGCGCTGGCTCTGGCTACGACCGGAGCGGTCGCGACGGATGTCATCGCGACGGTCGAGCCCGCGGAAGTCGACGGGGCAAAGTTCTATATCGCTCAGCCAGAGGGTCTCGGCGACGACGACGAACGAGTGCTTCTCTACATTCACGGTGGCTCGTTCACCTGGGGTGGCGGCGCCACCGCCCATCGTTCAACGCAGCTCATCGCCGCAAATCTCGGCGTACGCACCTGGGGGATGGACTACCGGCAGCTTCCCCAGGACCCCTATCCGGCCGGCCTCGACGACTGCATTGCCGTCTATCGCCATCTCCTGCGAACGCACAAGCCACAGAACATCGCAATCGGCGGCCAGTCCGCGGGCGCCAATCTCACGGCAGCGCTGCTCCTGCGGGCGCGAGATGAAGGCCTGCCCCTCCCCGCCGCAGCAGTACTCATCTCTCCGTGCGTGGACTTCACCATGGCCGGTGACACGCAGACCACGAACAGCTTCGCGCTCCCAGGCCCGTTCGACAACACGCTCGAGCTGTACCGAAACGGGCATGAACTGACCGAGCCGTACATCTCGCCATTGTTCGGAACCTTCACGGAGGACTTCCCTCCAACCATCCTGACTGCCGGGACAAGAGACTTCCTTCTCTCGGACACGGTGCGACTCCACCGCAAGCTTCTCCGCGCCGGCGTCCGCGCGGAGCTCCACGTCTGGGAGGGCGCACTGCACGGCATGTTCATGGGGCAGGCCCCCGAAGATCGAGAGCAGATCGAACAGGTACGCGGCTTCCTCGAAGACGTCTGGACGAGTGCCTAG